The following proteins are co-located in the Planococcus plakortidis genome:
- a CDS encoding CDP-glycerol glycerophosphotransferase family protein, producing the protein MKVFLKVSAAYLLSRFYRNAKGPKIALVGGNLGEKYEDNASVFHKYLVNNHADQVTAYWMFDPSTDYAKNGRIPNAVPLGSFRNYLLFFRADYTFHGHSLLYDIVPSADKFLNLNRRTVITHVSHGIEGFKKILIQKEDIPLLKRTDYFNCASRYEYELKRDKWKIPEEKLIITGFPRFDRYLPNQPPKEMKRILMMMTWREWLFDLSREEFLESNYFRSTIGLLEHEGIRELLKSNGIHLQIALHPFMKRFEEHFFPLADQDYGIEFLDFNHASIERSIEENDMLLTDITSVSWDFLYLNKPIIFFMFDQQEYTEKRGSYLDLDKDLYGYKSKTVEEVYRTLSYMVENNITHNEWYGKAGEYIDYFDQDNCRRLAQRVMNV; encoded by the coding sequence TTGAAAGTTTTTTTGAAAGTATCTGCGGCCTATCTTCTATCCCGGTTTTACCGGAATGCAAAAGGCCCGAAAATCGCCCTGGTAGGAGGAAACCTCGGAGAAAAATATGAAGACAATGCTTCCGTTTTCCATAAATATCTGGTGAATAACCACGCCGATCAAGTCACGGCCTATTGGATGTTTGACCCGTCGACCGACTATGCGAAGAACGGCCGGATCCCAAATGCCGTGCCGCTTGGCAGCTTCCGCAATTACTTATTGTTCTTCCGCGCCGACTATACGTTCCATGGGCATTCACTGCTTTATGATATCGTGCCATCGGCCGACAAATTCCTGAACTTGAACCGTCGGACGGTCATTACGCATGTCAGCCACGGCATCGAGGGCTTCAAGAAAATCCTCATCCAAAAAGAAGACATCCCGCTCCTCAAGCGGACAGATTATTTCAACTGCGCCTCGCGCTATGAATACGAATTGAAACGCGACAAATGGAAAATCCCTGAAGAAAAACTCATCATCACCGGATTTCCCCGCTTTGACCGTTACTTGCCAAACCAGCCGCCTAAAGAAATGAAGCGCATCCTCATGATGATGACTTGGCGTGAATGGTTGTTTGATCTCTCAAGGGAAGAATTTCTCGAAAGCAATTACTTCCGCAGCACGATCGGTTTATTGGAGCACGAAGGGATACGCGAACTGCTGAAATCCAATGGGATCCACCTTCAAATCGCATTACACCCATTCATGAAACGCTTTGAAGAACATTTCTTTCCGCTTGCCGACCAGGATTACGGAATCGAATTCCTGGATTTTAATCACGCTTCCATCGAGCGGTCGATTGAGGAAAACGATATGCTTTTGACGGACATCACCAGCGTTTCCTGGGACTTCCTGTATTTGAATAAACCAATCATTTTCTTCATGTTCGACCAGCAGGAATACACGGAAAAGCGCGGCTCCTACCTCGACCTCGACAAAGACCTGTACGGTTATAAATCGAAGACGGTTGAAGAGGTCTATCGCACGCTTTCCTATATGGTCGAAAACAATATTACGCATAACGAATGGTATGGAAAAGCCGGTGAATACATCGACTATTTCGACCAGGACAATTGCAGACGCCTGGCACAGCGCGTCATGAATGTATAA
- a CDS encoding exodeoxyribonuclease III, which yields MKLVSWNVNGLRAVMKKGFMDFFEAVDADILCVQEIKLQEGQIDLELPGYHTYWNYAEKKGYSGTAIFTKHEPLDVRYGVGLEEHDAEGRLITLEFPEFYLVNSYTPNSQHGLLRLAYRLLWEDKLLSYIQQLDLEKPVILCGDLNVAHQEIDLKNPKANKKNSGFTPEERGKISDFLGSGFVDTFRHFHPDEGGHYSWWSYRSNCREKNIGWRIDYFITSNRLIGKMKGASIHTEVYGSDHCPVELQLGDLMD from the coding sequence ATGAAATTGGTGTCATGGAATGTAAATGGCCTGCGGGCCGTGATGAAAAAAGGTTTTATGGATTTCTTTGAAGCAGTGGACGCGGACATCTTGTGTGTCCAGGAGATCAAATTGCAGGAAGGGCAAATTGATTTGGAGCTTCCGGGATATCATACGTATTGGAATTATGCAGAAAAGAAAGGTTATTCCGGGACAGCGATTTTCACGAAGCACGAGCCATTGGATGTCCGTTACGGAGTCGGCCTCGAGGAACACGATGCAGAAGGCCGGCTCATCACATTGGAGTTTCCTGAATTTTATTTGGTCAATAGTTATACGCCGAATTCCCAGCACGGGCTGTTGCGCCTTGCATACCGCCTGCTATGGGAAGATAAGTTGCTTTCGTACATCCAGCAGCTGGACCTCGAAAAGCCGGTCATTCTGTGCGGCGATTTGAACGTAGCCCATCAGGAAATCGATTTGAAAAATCCGAAAGCCAATAAAAAGAATTCAGGCTTCACGCCGGAAGAACGCGGCAAGATCAGTGATTTCCTCGGCAGCGGATTCGTCGATACGTTTCGCCATTTCCATCCAGATGAAGGCGGCCATTATTCATGGTGGTCTTACCGTTCGAATTGCCGCGAGAAGAATATCGGTTGGCGCATTGATTACTTCATCACTTCCAACCGCCTGATCGGAAAAATGAAAGGCGCATCCATTCATACGGAAGTGTACGGATCGGATCATTGCCCGGTGGAACTGCAATTAGGCGATCTAATGGATTGA
- a CDS encoding MFS transporter, producing MAKFTKPEKSWAFYDWGSSAYSIIITTAVFPLFYKAAATDAGVELADSTAYLSYTIAIFTFILAMLGPLLGTIADYEGMKKKFFTGFFLLGTVSTAMLAFVPEGQWFWLLACYVFAALGATGANLFYDAFIVDVTTEKRMNRVSAFGYGLGYIGSTIPFALAILIILLAQNGALPLSVTNASRLAFLITAAWWVLFSIPLFRHVKQKHFIKREANPVAQSFRRLNKTIREIRQYRALFLFLIAYFFYIDGVGTIISLSTAYGTDLGLSATSLLIVLFATQVVAAPFAILYGKLADRFTGKKMLYVGIFVYIAVCIYAVFIETILDFWILAMMVATSQGGIQALSRSYFGKLVPKQNANEFFGFYNIFGKFAAITGPLLVGVTSQITGNSSFGVLSLVVLFIIGLVVLIFVPEPTPHDSVDEVATE from the coding sequence ATGGCGAAGTTTACGAAACCTGAAAAAAGCTGGGCATTCTACGATTGGGGCAGCTCCGCTTATTCCATCATCATCACGACCGCCGTGTTTCCGCTTTTCTACAAGGCAGCCGCTACAGACGCCGGCGTGGAACTTGCGGATTCCACCGCTTATTTAAGCTATACAATCGCTATTTTCACCTTCATCCTGGCGATGCTCGGCCCGCTGCTCGGCACGATTGCCGATTATGAAGGAATGAAGAAGAAATTTTTCACGGGGTTCTTCCTGCTGGGCACGGTTTCGACAGCGATGCTCGCATTCGTCCCGGAAGGCCAGTGGTTCTGGCTTTTGGCCTGTTATGTATTCGCAGCGCTCGGCGCAACCGGCGCCAACTTGTTCTATGACGCGTTCATTGTCGACGTCACGACCGAAAAGCGCATGAACCGCGTTTCCGCGTTCGGCTACGGGCTCGGCTATATCGGCTCGACCATTCCCTTTGCGCTCGCCATCCTGATCATCCTGCTTGCCCAAAACGGCGCCTTGCCGCTGTCTGTCACGAACGCGAGCCGGCTTGCATTCCTGATTACCGCCGCTTGGTGGGTCCTGTTCTCGATTCCGCTGTTCCGCCATGTGAAGCAAAAGCATTTCATCAAACGCGAAGCGAACCCGGTTGCCCAAAGCTTCCGCCGCTTAAATAAGACCATCCGGGAAATCCGGCAGTACCGTGCCTTGTTCCTGTTCCTGATCGCGTATTTTTTCTACATCGACGGCGTCGGCACGATCATCTCGCTGTCCACCGCTTACGGGACGGACCTTGGGTTGAGTGCGACGAGCCTATTGATCGTCTTGTTCGCTACGCAAGTGGTAGCCGCGCCATTTGCGATCCTCTACGGCAAACTGGCTGACCGGTTTACTGGCAAGAAAATGCTGTATGTCGGCATTTTCGTCTATATTGCTGTATGCATTTACGCAGTATTCATCGAGACCATCCTGGATTTCTGGATACTTGCGATGATGGTCGCCACCAGCCAAGGCGGCATCCAAGCCCTGAGCCGTTCGTATTTCGGCAAGTTGGTGCCAAAGCAAAACGCCAATGAGTTTTTCGGCTTCTACAATATTTTCGGCAAGTTTGCCGCAATCACAGGCCCTTTGCTTGTCGGCGTCACTTCCCAGATTACCGGCAACTCCAGCTTCGGGGTATTGAGTTTGGTCGTGCTCTTCATCATTGGGCTGGTCGTCCTTATCTTCGTCCCGGAACCTACGCCTCATGATTCTGTTGACGAAGTGGCAACTGAATAA